From one Lycium barbarum isolate Lr01 chromosome 6, ASM1917538v2, whole genome shotgun sequence genomic stretch:
- the LOC132644941 gene encoding DNA replication licensing factor MCM7 produces the protein MTDFDFNRDKDLAKDFLSNFADANGEAKYINILQDVANRKTKAIEIELEDLADYKDLDEEFIRRIAENTKRYIMILASAIDELMPEPTEALPDDDHDILMTQRSEEGTENTDGSDPKQKMPPEIKRFYEVYIKASSKGRPFTIREVRASYIGQLVRISGIVTRCSDVKPLMQVAVYTCEECGFEIYQEVTARVFMPLFECPSYRCKVNKAKGNLILQLRASKFLKFQEAKIQELAEHVPKGHIPRSMTVHFRGELTRKVSPGDVVEMSGIFLPMPYTGFRAMRAGLIADTYLEAMSVTHFKKKYEDYELRGDEEEQIARLAEDGDIYNKLSRSLAPEIFGHEDIKKALLLLLVGAPHRKLKDGMKIRGDLHICLMGDPGVAKSQLLKHIINVAPRGVYTTGKGSSGVGLTAAVQKDPVTNEMVLEGGALVLADMGICAIDEFDKMDESDRTAIHEVMEQQTVSIAKAGITTSLNARTAVLAAANPAWGRYDMRRTPAENINLPPALLSRFDLLWLILDRADMDADLELARHVVYVHQNKESPALGFTPLEPSVLRAYISAARRLSPAVPKELEEYIAGAYSSIRQEEAKSNTPHSYTTVRTLLSILRISAALARLRFSEKVAQSDVDEALRLMQMSKFSLYSDDRQKSGLDAISDIYSILRDEAARMNRLELSYAQALNWTSRKGYSEAQLKECLEEYAALNVWQIHPDSFNIRFIDA, from the exons ATGACTGACTTTGACTTCAACCGCGACAAAG ATCTAGCCAAAGATTTTCTATCAAACTTTGCTGATGCTAATGGTGAAGCCAAATACATCAACATTCTC CAAGATGTTGCTAATCGTAAAACCAAGGCTATTGAGATTGAACTCGAAGATTTAGCTGAT TACAAGGACTTGGACGAGGAGTTTATTCGTAGAATTGCTGAAAATACTAAACGATATATCATGATATTAGCAAGTGCCATTGATGAGCTAATGCCAGAGCCAACAGAGGCCCTTCCAGACGATGATCATGATATTTTGATGACTCAGCGATCGGAGGAAGGAACTGAGAACACTGATGGTTCTGATCCTAAACAAAAAATGCCCCCCGAGATCAAGCGATTCTA TGAAGTGTACATCAAAGCATCTTCAAAAGGTCGGCCATTTACAATTAGGGAGGTCAGGGCTTCATATATTGGTCAGCTTGTCAGGATATCTGGTATTGTGACACGCTGTTCCGACGTCAAGCCGCTGATGCAGGTGGCTGTATATACATGTGAAGAATGTGGATTTGAAATCTATCAG GAAGTAACTGCTAGAGTATTCATGCCTCTATTTGAGTGCCCATCCTATCGCTGCAAGGTAAATAAAGCAAAAGGGAACCTCATCCTTCAGCTTCGGGCATCAAAGTTTTTGaagtttcaagag GCCAAAATTCAAGAGTTGGCTGAACATGTCCCCAAAGGTCACATTCCCCGATCAATGACTGTGCACTTCAGAGGAGAACTTACAAGGAAG GTATCTCCTGGTGACGTTGTTGAAATGTCGGGCATTTTTCTACCTATGCCTTACACAGGATTTAGAGCTATGCGAGCTGGGTTAATTGCAGATACTTACTTGGAAGCTATGTCTGTTACCCATTTCAAGAAAAAATATGAAGA TTATGAACTTAGAGGAGATGAGGAAGAGCAGATTGCACGGTTAGCTGAGGATGGAGATATATATAACAAGTTGTCTCGTTCCTTGGCTCCTGAAATTTTTGGGCATGAGGATATCAAGAaagctcttcttcttcttctagtaGGTGCTCCTCATCGGAAATTAAAGGATGGTATGAAG ATCAGAGGTGATTTACATATATGTTTGATGGGTGATCCTGGGGTAGCAAAAAGTCAGCTTCTCAAACACATAATCAATGTTGCACCAAGAGGTGTCTACACAACTGGTAAAGGTAGCAGCGGAGTTGGTCTAACTGCTGCTGTTCAGAAAGATCCAGTAACTAATGAGATGGTTCTTGAAGGCGGAGCACTG GTATTGGCAGATATGGGTATATGTGCTATTGATGAATTCGACAAAATGGATGAGTCTGATAGAACAGCTATACATGAAGTAATGGAGCAGCAGACTGTTAGTATTGCAAAGGCTGGGATCACTACGTCTCTAAATGCAAGGACTGCAGTGCTTGCTGCTGCTAATCCTGCCTG GGgaagatatgatatgagaagGACGCCAGCTGAAAATATTAATCTTCCTCCAGCTCTTCTATCAAGATTTGATCTTTTATGGCTAATCTTAGATCGAGCAGATATGGATGCCGATCTTGAATTGGCTAGACACGTTGTTTATGTTCATCAGAACAAAGAATCTCCTGCTCTCGGATTCACTCCACTTGAACCATCTGTGCTTCG GGCTTATATTTCAGCTGCAAGGAGATTGTCTCCCGCTGTCCCAAAGGAGCTAGAGGAGTATATTGCTGGTGCATATTCTAGTATCAGGCAAGAAGAAGCAAAATCAAACACCCCTCACTCTTATACAACCGTCAGAACACTTCTAAGCATCCTGAGAATATCAGCT GCACTAGCCAGACTACGTTTCTCAGAGAAAGTTGCTCAGAGTGATGTGGATGAGGCGCTTCGGCTAATGCAGATGTCGAAGTTCTCTTTGTATTCAGATGATCGCCAAAAATCTGGCCTGGATGCAATATCCGACATTTATTCAATCCTGCGTGATGAGGCTGCTAGGATGAACAGGCTGGAACTAAGCTATGCCCAGGCTCTGAACTGGACTTCCAGAAAG GGATACAGTGAAGCTCAACTCAAGGAATGTTTGGAAGAATATGCAGCCTTAAATGTGTGGCAGATTCACCCTGACAGCTTTAACATCAGATTCATCGATGCATGA